In Rhodamnia argentea isolate NSW1041297 chromosome 1, ASM2092103v1, whole genome shotgun sequence, the genomic window TTTCATTGCTTGTGCAAACATCCTAATGTCAACATTGTACATGACAATTAACGATAGTAGACAGTAGACGTAGATACTACGCATATGTAAAACTACTGCTTTGGCATTTAAGAGCAAGCGGATTTTTGTAATCCGATCAAGATTGGAGGAAATTAAGGTTTTAAGGGGCTCTAATTTGTTAAGAATCTACAGATTCGGCTCCGGCGGTTGTTTCTTGAGATCTTCTGGTGAACAAACCATTGTGTAGCCGGACTTGCTCATATCTGTGATGTCTCAGGTCCCCTGGTACCAGGTGTAAATTCTTGCTCATAGGCCAGACTGGCCGGTTGAGTCATgcctcttaaattttttcaaaatcggCTTGAAGCTGATGACAGACTCTTTTACATGGTCTAGCCCCTGGTTATCATGTGATTTTCCCATCTACTCTGGTAAATGGTCGTCGGCTTTGGACGATGATGCTCTATGAGTCTAAAGTTGGGGGGCCAGCCCCGGGCACCCTAGGGTCCGGTTTGAATCAAAACCTCGCTCGCCCGTCCATCGTGACGCGGTTGAGTTCATGACAATCTTTTAGAATCGGGTGGACTTCCTGGCagacgattttttttctttctttgggtgATTAAATTGAGTAGAGAAGGAAAAGTGTAGATAGTCTTATTAGCAATAATCCACGAGCAACATATGAATTTTGTTTTCTCGTGACAGTGGTTATTCTGGAGCTGACGAGCGTTGGGGTTGGGAACTGTGAAATAGAGGACGACTTGATGATTGTTCTATCGGCGGTTGGCCTGCCCGCATCTAAGAGCTACCTTCCTCTTGCCAAATACTCAGCATCTAAGAACTGTTAAGACACTCGGCTGGCGGCACGTGGTATCTGGACCTGTCGGCGCACTAGTCGTAGTTCATGAAATTCTTCCTCACGTCCTCGAGTTGCCTGTGCTGCTCTCTGTCCAAAGCCCAGCGTTTCCACGAGTTCCACCAGTAGGCCGAGGAATCACAACGGAGGGTGTCTTGGCCCTGGGACTCGCAACCGGAGATGTCGAAGCCTCGGTAATGGGCTCAGAATGGCGCGTGGCTCCAATCTATCTTGGTTCCGTGTGTTGTTCTTGAACACTCTTATGGGGATGTCGTCCGCATGAAACCTGTTTCAAGATCAGAAACAGAGTAGTGGTAGCAACTAGCAAGCGTTCTCCAAcatgagaatgagagagagagagagaggtgtccTTACACAATCTGATGATCATTCCAGAGGACCTTGTAAGAGTGGAAATCGGCTGTCGGGTCGAACCAGAGAAGAGTCCTCTGTTCCCGATTACGGACTCCATCTGCTAACACATTGGTCTGCAGGAAGATGGGTTTGCCTTGCCTTCCCTGTTGCCCAAGAATTCGAAGTCCACCTCATCATGTCTACCCTCGTGGGAAGTCAGCTGCGCATGTCCAAACATATCAACTAGCATTCCAATTTGATTTTAACCATCTCATGGCCATtttccaaaaaaggaaaaaaaaaatcccgaattccggtttcatttttcttgcataTGCATCGTCTCGCAAAAACggtgcatgcatgcatgcatgcatgataCTTATGCTGTCATATTTGAACAAGTTGGCTCTAATATTGAAAAGTAGCCTTTTTAGGGTTATATATACGGGACATAAATGCAAGCCACGGTTCGTATCAACTGAACTATATAGATATCACATGATTAAAGTAGAAAAATCCATATCCATAGCTCTTCTTCTATTCGAACCCTGGCCCTATGAAAATCGCGCCCATTATAAAAAAGTGGAAAATCCAAGTAGCAATAGCAAGGCATATGCTGTAAAAATGAATTGCCAAGTTTAATGTCAAACCGTCATTAGTGTTTTAGTATTTACCTTTCCCTATAACCCTTTTCGCTTTTTCAAATGTTCACAAAAGGGTTTAaacacgattttttttttttggtaagtatTGAAAGATTCAAAAGGAGATCTTAGGGTTAAATCGTTCTTCACTTGCAATATGCAAAAGATCATGTTCATGCACACTCCAATAGAGAGTCACGCGAAGACATGCATATTCCCATTTCCATCCAAAAACATGAGAGTGGATCTAACTAAACATCTCCATCGCCGTCGatttcaattcatttcattGAAGCAAGAAAAATCACAACACGGGAGAGGAGGATCTAGAGTAATTAAGATAACCAGAAGAAGCATCCATGGAGAGCTGAACTTCCTGGCCGTTATCCAGAGGCGCGACGTGATAGTAACCCCAACTTATGCAGTAATTCTGATCGAAGAAGCTTGCGCCGCTCGTGTGAACATCTCCGCCaatgaaaaggaggaggagaaggccGGCAAACTTCGAGAGCGCTATCACCGTGTCGATCTGATCAGGTTCTTGTGCCTTGTATAGTTGTATGCGTTCCTGTTGTATTTGTGTTTAGTGCAAAAGGGAAGTTCATCACATCTATATAAGAGCAGAAGTTGTCCGAACGTCGTCGACGTCCCATgaacataaataagaaaaaaaagcgCGAAGTGAACACATCCCGCTagaccaaaaagagaaaaaaaatacacacacacacatcacGCTAGgaatattttgatatattctAGAAATATTTAAGATATTTTATCTAATTCTACATATCACCCAGGAATAAGCATATATCTCCTTTGATATTGCATATTCTTAATTAACCTTGATTTATATACAGTGtttctatttatttgattttcttagatAGTGATCCGGATAAGCTGATGTAATCGTCATTATCGCATATCGAAATATATAGAATTTCTTCAATTCTTAGTTTCAACTATCACCATGgtcgtcgtcatcttcttcttcttcttcttcgtctgctGCTACATCTCCCACACGTAATTAAGACCATGTCATTAGTGTTCTGTCTTTTTAATTAAGACGCTAATTATTGTCCATTCACGTGATTTTCTCTTCATGTATAATTAGGCAAATCTATTCGCGATACCCATtaaagagaattaaaaaaattaatttgtaaaTTAAATTTGAGAGGGCATATAGgtttccaacttttattttctatacAACTCTATGTTCTAATATTTATTCGGGCAATTATTGTGTAATTTGCTAAAAACGAGAAAAACATAGTCCTGATTTTGCTGATTAAAAGGGTTTATATGACTCTCTCTCTTGGTcagcagaaacaagaaaaggttGTGCACGGCAACAGCGGAGTTGACATCACACGGCCTCAAAAGTAGCTGTCcttagaaaaaaaacaaaaagatgtcTTATGTAAAGTTGCAGCATAACTTGAATTTGTTACACAGATATGAATTCGACATCGAGCGAACCCTCTGCAAGATCTACTAAATTCCACACTCCATAAATTCATTAGACGCACCGCATCGGTGTACACTCGATTCGATTTTTCCAGGCACATTAATATCCAAACATGCGACAAATCCGGTACTAATTTTCATGCTTAATCAATGATTGGGCGATGGAAAGTTTCCCCGTCGAAACAAATGAACTAAATAATTTTCCTTCATTTACAGATTTTGGAAGTTTTGCCTGCACATACATGGGcgagaatttgaaaatcggcTTGAAGCTGATGACGACTCTTTTACATTGTCAAGCCCCTGCTTATATCATGTGGTTTTCCCATGTACTCTGGTAAATGGTCGGCTTTGTACGAGCATCCTAGAGTCCGGTTTGAATCGAATCCTCGCTTGCCGGTCCATCAGTAATCTATATACTCCATTTTCAGCTATGTAACACCGATATTCTTTGGAGGCTTTCATATCGTGCCTAATACTCTTCGACTTGCGACTAACACGTGATCAATGCTCTAGATACGCCAGCGACACGCGAGTCCAATATTTTGACAAGCCATTTCGACATTTATaaggtcaattttaagtattttcaataaattatgcgTCAAAATgtgaatttattaaaaaaatgtatacttaaatcatataccaAGTaatctcaaaattaatatacccagttagtaaaaaaaaataatcgtaaATCCCtaacgaaagaagaagaagaagaaactcaccataGATATTTTCACATATACGcgataatttataaaatataatttaatatgCAACGTGTCCCAATGttttgaaattctttattttttaagaaatcatgTGTTGGCGTGTTCTGTCGATTTTTCAGCGACGCTTTTGAGTTTATGATTGGGCTTCCCAGcggacggtttttttttttttttttgtgattaaattgaGGAGGAGAGAAGGAAAGAGGTGTAAATAGTCTTATTAGCGATAATCCAGGAGCAACAtataaattttgttttctcGTGACTGTGGTTATTCTGGAGCTGACGAGCCTCGTGGTCGGGATTTATGAAATAGAGCTGAGCTATGAATTGATGATTGGTGTATCGGCAGTTTAGCTACAAGAGCCTCTCAATCTGGAGTTTCTCCCTTCCCTTCCGAACTGTTAAAGACACTCGGGTGGCGGCACGGGGTGTCGGGACCTGTCGGCGCAGTAGTCGTAGTTCATGTAACTCTTCCTCACGTCCTCGAGCCGCCGCTCTTGCGCTTCGTCCAAAGCCCAGTGTTCCGGCGAGTTCCACCAGTAGGCCGGGGAATCACAGCCGCGGGCGTCGTGGCCCCAGGACTCGCAGCCGGAGATGTCAAAGCCTCGGTAACGGGCTCGGAACGGCGCGTAGCGCCAGTCAATCTTGGTCCGGCTGCCGTCGGTCGCCCAGTCGTCTCCGTTCCACAGGCTCGCCTCTATCTGCATGGGGCGCGCCGGGTAGGGCACTCCGATCCGCGTGTTGTTCTTGAAGACTCTTATGGGGATGTCGTCCACATAAAACCTGTTTCAAGATCAGAAGctaagcagcagcagcagcagcaagtgTTCgcggacatgagagagagagaaagaaaagtgtCTCCTTCCTTACACGATCTGATGATCGTTCCAGAGGATCTTGTAAGAGTGGAAATCAGCTGTCGGATCGAACCAGAGAAGAATCCTTTGCTCCCTATCGCCAACTCCATCTGCGTACACGTTGGTCTGCAGTGTGATCGGTTTGCCTTCCCTGTTGCCCAGGAACTCGAAGTCCATCTCATCATGCCTATCCCCCTCGAGGGAAATCAGCTGCCCATATCCAAACGTATCAACTAGCAATCCAATTTGACTGTAACCACCTCATGGCATAgtttcccaaaaaaagaaaaatcccgaatttcgttttcatttttcttgcataTACATCTTCTCgcaatataaatataaataaatatatatatatatatatatatatatatatatatattcatatttatatatacagagagagagagagtcgtgtGCTGTGTGGTGACACGCATGCATGCTTGATACGTATAATGTTGTGTTCGAACAAGTTTGGCTCTGATCTTGAAAGGTAGCATTTTTAGGATTATATGTATGCGACATAAACTCGAGCCGAGGTTCATATTTATTAACCGGACTTTATGTAAATATCACAGGTTGCAATTATTGATTATGGGGTTCATCGTATTTTTCGCGAGATGATTGAAGTAGTGATAAAGGGGGCGAGAGAATGGGATTCACATAGAAAGTGGTGACAACTCCGGCGGAATTCGTCCCCGGTAGCTTTATCTCCATGTCGAAAAATCCAAATCCGTAGCTCTTCTTCGATTCGAACCCCGACCCTACACAAAACGCACACGTTATTCAGAAGTCGAAAATAGAAGAAAGTAGTATCAAAACACATGCAGTAAAATGAATTGTCGAGTTTAATGTCAAACCATCATTAATGTATTAGTATTACCTTTCCTTAtaaccctgtttttttttttttaattttcaaatgttTATAAAAGGGTTTAAACACGAAATTTTCTTGGTAATAATTGAAAGATTCAAAAGGACATCTTAGGGTTAAATCgttcttcaatggcaatatgcAAAAGATCATGTTCATGCACACTCCAACAGCGTGTCACGAGAAGACATGCACATTACCATTTCCATCCGAAAACGTTGGAGTGGATCTAACTAAACACCCTCCATCACAGTCGATTTCAATTCGTTAcactgaagaaagaaaaatcacaacACGTGAGAGGAGGATCGAGAGTAATTAAGATAACCAGAAGAAGCATCCATCGAGAGCTGAACTTCCTGGCCGTTATCGAAACGCGCGGCGTGATCGTAACCCCATTTTATGCGGTAGTTTTGATCGAAGAAGCTCGTGCCGCTCACGCGAACCGCTCCGCTGatggaaaggaggaggagaaagccGGCAAACTTCGAGGGCGCCATCACCGCGTCGATCTGATCGGATTCGTGCGCCTTGTACGTGTTCCTATTGTGCCTGTGTTTAATGGAAAGTGAAGTTTATCACGTGTATACAAAGAGGAAAAAGTTGTCCGAATGTCGTCGATGTCCCACGAACATAAATAGGCAAAAAAGGCGTGAGGCGGACCCAACACCcccgtcatcatcttcttcttagtCTGCTACTACTACCTCTCCCACACGTCATTAGTGTtctcatatttttaattaagaCGCTAATTATTGTTCATTCACGTGATTTTCTCTTCATGAATAATTAGGCAAATCTATTCGCGATACCCATTAAAGAGTATTAAAAAGGAATTATGTGTAATTAGATTCTAGagaacatatgtttttttttttttttcattggggGTTGGTTTATACGATTCTCTCTTGGTCAGCAGAAACAAAGAACAAGTCGTGCACGGCCCCAGTGGAGTTGACATCACACAGCCTCAAAAGTAGCTGTCCTTAGaaaaagcaagagaaaaagATGTCTTATGTAAAGTTGGTCGTATAGAAGCATCATCAGCATAACTAGAATTTGTTACGCAGATACGAATTCGACGAATCGCGTGCCATGAATTGAGCGAATTCCCGCGTGAGATCTACCAAAATTCAATGCTCTACAAATTCGTTAGACGCACGCATCGGTATACACGCGATTCGATATTCATAGGCACATTAATATCGACGCATACACTTCAATCGTCAATCATTATGTCTTTTTTATATCGATATCTTGACATGACATTGTCTCTATCTAGAAAATTCGGGCACGACGTAGTACAATCTCAAACTCACGGCGAAGAAAACATCATTACTTATTATGAATAATTAGGGTCCAAATGTCTAGGGATGAGCAGTCCCTAGTTCTTTCAAGTTCCACCTGAAACCTTGAACTTACCCGTCGGAACCGGTTCACCGTTTTctgaaacctggaacctacgCTGCATAcccttgaaacctaaaacctatcatGTCGCATGTTCAAGGGTTCGTTCTAGGATCTACTCTAGCTCCATccgtattcttaattgaaagATTGCGGTGAATTATCACATATAATGATCATTATTTACTACTACAATTCACTAgccataactcatatttagacactcgaagaatatgaaacatttaataaaataaaagtctcaatcTTGGATATTGCTAGAAAATGAAAGCTCAAGTTAACGGTTCTAGATTTTACACATATCATCGTACGCCATTGTATATCGCAGAATCGtgcaaaaatataaaacaagaaaaccAAATAGGCTTCTTCGAGATTCCGGATTCCACCCTTATAAATGTCTATTCACATCcatcttttcatcatttatcCTCCCTGGAAGCAAAAACCCTGCTGTATATTTCTCCTGGAACTAGGTATGGAGAGACAGGAAAGAAGTGTATCTGCAGATTCTGTTTGAGAATTCAGAAGATTATTGTacttaaaattttccatatgCTTCTCTCAATCCTTTTTGTTGGGGGTGACGTACACTGGTTCTAAAGGTTAGCATAAGTCGTTGCATATTTGCAGCTTTATCTTTCGTAGCTTCTCAAACTGAAGACAATGAAAAAGACACAGCTTTATTGGTGACGTTTTCTTGTTGCAGATGTGCATCAATTCCCGCTCGGAAGCGTGTGGTATGTCCAATCATCATGGCTAATATATTTGgcacaaaaaattattcacgtcagcatTGATCGTGTCACGTACGATGATTATCGTCTACATCAACAATTTCTGGATCATTTTCCCCTAAACAAGAGTCAAATCTTCATAAAAGTAcgagcaaaagaaaataaaggtcAACCAGGAGGTACAATCATCTGAGGCAAACTCTTAGAATGTGTTTGTTACGgagaaaacttcatgataaatgaaaatgcttagagaatttattttcctaacTTGAAGCATGCATATGTTCTTTAACCGTAATTGGTTCCTTGATCGATCATTGTTAGCAAGCGAAATGCgtgaaaatccagaaaattaATCCAATGAAAATTCACTCACTCAAAGAAACATAGCCTTAAATGTATTAGGCCTCATAGCAGATATAGAGAAATAtgctattttccaaaatttcatgaATTCAATACTTTTGGCACGCCATAGTACAAGGAGGAAACTTCGGGCCGAGCTTCAGAAGTAGCTACCACGCCCGATTCGATTTGTGGCCTAAACTCTCTCTTTCCATCAGATGATCTTAATATATTCGAATTGACTTTGGCTTGTGATTAGGTGGATAGAATGCCCTCGATGGCTCGTATGTTTAATCTTAGTCTTACGGCTCGGAcgctttgattttcttttgagaattcgAAACTCTCAAAACTTTCACAATTCTTTTACATCGACAATAACAATTCATAGCGATTTCCCAATTGAGCTAGGTCATTTGGGGGCAAGCGAATTATgtatgatgaaaaaaaaaagagctttaagagaatgattccgagttcttgcaTATAATGAAGAGAAGGAGACGAATAGacgttttttccttttcgttctCCTCACGAATTGATTACGAGACTTGTCTTTTATACAGGTTTGTTCTATGATTCTTACTCTTAAATGACTCATTAACGTGTCTAGCATTTCAACGAGATAGATCCCTCGAACTTTGCGGAACGTCAAACATAGAAACACGAACAGTCGCGTTTTAGGCACGTAGGACATTTATGATGGTGAAAGAGATACCCAAGCGGGTGAGGGCTTGCAGGGTAAGCGTTTTCGCATCAAACCATTCTGTTCCAGATGAACTGGTGCATGAAAGAACTGGTCCTCACAGAGAGGATCCCTCTGGCAATGGCTTGTCCAGATGAAACCGAAGAACAACTTGGGCCGATAATTCCTGCTGTGGAAGAGGAAGACTTGGTTGCTAAATCAGCGTCTAGTCTGCAGAGTCTTGAAGAACGGGACTGTTCACATGGTCAAGATGGTGATTATGTGCCTAGCGTCTGAAACGACATCGTCAACGGACGGGAAATGCTCAAGGAAACCGACGAAAACAGGCGGGCGGCGGAAGAAGAATGGGCATCTCGGCGGCGGCAATTACAGCTGCATCGAGGCCCGCCGGTTGTGGTAGAAAAGAAGAGCCAAAACCGGGCGATTATCGGATCTGGAAAGAAGGCAAAAGCAGCGGATCGAAGAGATGAGACAGGCGCAAAAGAAGGACGAGGAGAATATGAATCTGAAATATGGCAGGAGATATCTAAAACTGGAAATGACATGCACTGATA contains:
- the LOC115753341 gene encoding xyloglucan endotransglucosylase/hydrolase protein 2-like, which codes for MAPSKFAGFLLLLSISGAVRVSGTSFFDQNYRIKWGYDHAARFDNGQEVQLSMDASSGSGFESKKSYGFGFFDMEIKLPGTNSAGVVTTFYLISLEGDRHDEMDFEFLGNREGKPITLQTNVYADGVGDREQRILLWFDPTADFHSYKILWNDHQIVFYVDDIPIRVFKNNTRIGVPYPARPMQIEASLWNGDDWATDGSRTKIDWRYAPFRARYRGFDISGCESWGHDARGCDSPAYWWNSPEHWALDEAQERRLEDVRKSYMNYDYCADRSRHPVPPPECL